The following are encoded in a window of Solidesulfovibrio magneticus RS-1 genomic DNA:
- a CDS encoding GDP-mannose 4,6-dehydratase, with amino-acid sequence MKQALIFGVSGQDGAYLAQLLLQKGYRVAGTSRDAQMASLASLSALGIREQVEVHSVTLTDFRSVLTVLAKVKPDEIYHLAGQSSVGLSFDQPVETFMSIGVGTLNLLEAVRFLGAPARLYHASSSDCFGDTGGEPATELTPFSPRSPYAVAKAAAHFEVANYREAYKLFACNGILFNHESPLRPKRFVTRKIVAAAARIAAGSGETLLLGNIDVARDWGNAREYVEAMWLMLQQDVPEDFVIATGQTITLRQFVAEAFAALGLDWQDHVQVDSTLFRPADIAVSRANPAKAAQALGWKATMGPADVARAMAVHEQQEILQK; translated from the coding sequence ATGAAGCAAGCCCTCATCTTTGGCGTTTCAGGCCAGGACGGAGCCTATCTGGCGCAGCTTCTGCTCCAGAAAGGCTACCGGGTGGCCGGAACCTCCCGCGACGCCCAGATGGCTTCCCTGGCCAGTCTGTCGGCGCTGGGCATTCGGGAACAGGTCGAGGTCCATTCCGTCACCCTGACCGATTTTCGCAGCGTCCTGACCGTCCTGGCCAAAGTCAAGCCCGACGAAATCTACCATCTGGCCGGCCAGTCCTCGGTGGGCCTGTCCTTTGACCAGCCCGTGGAAACCTTCATGTCCATCGGCGTGGGCACGCTCAACCTCCTGGAAGCCGTGCGCTTTCTCGGCGCGCCGGCTAGGCTTTACCACGCCTCCTCCAGCGACTGTTTCGGGGACACCGGCGGCGAGCCGGCAACCGAGCTGACGCCCTTTTCCCCGCGAAGCCCCTATGCCGTGGCCAAGGCGGCGGCCCATTTCGAGGTGGCCAACTACCGGGAGGCCTACAAGCTTTTTGCCTGCAACGGCATCCTGTTCAACCACGAGTCGCCGCTGCGGCCCAAGCGTTTCGTCACCCGCAAGATCGTGGCCGCCGCCGCTCGCATCGCCGCCGGCTCAGGCGAGACGCTTTTGCTTGGTAACATCGACGTGGCCCGGGACTGGGGCAACGCCCGGGAATACGTCGAAGCCATGTGGCTGATGCTGCAGCAGGACGTCCCGGAAGACTTCGTCATCGCCACCGGCCAGACCATCACCCTGCGCCAGTTCGTGGCCGAGGCCTTCGCCGCCCTGGGCCTGGATTGGCAGGACCACGTGCAGGTCGATTCCACACTTTTTCGGCCCGCCGACATCGCCGTCAGTCGGGCCAATCCGGCCAAGGCGGCGCAGGCGCTAGGCTGGAAGGCGACCATGGGGCCGGCCGACGTGGCCCGGGCCATGGCCGTCCACGAACAACAGGAGATTCTCCAGAAATGA
- a CDS encoding metal ABC transporter permease: MIEALSLPFMQNAALAALLAAVCCGVIGTLVVANRMVFLAGGAAHAAYGGVGLAYFLALPVLPVTVAFTVAAALAMAAVTLRRVEDTDTVIGVLWAAGMAFGIILLDLTPGYKPDLMSYLFGSIITVPDSDLYALAGLDVVLLAAALRHYNGFVSMAFDREFAAVRGVPVMFLHCLLTALAAVSVVLLIRVAGLILVIALLSVAPSLAVRRAASLGRAMVWAGLLNIVFCLSGLGLAYAFNLTSGAAIIAVAAGTFFISLAPGLARRRQGA; encoded by the coding sequence ATGATCGAAGCGCTTTCCCTGCCGTTTATGCAAAACGCCGCCCTGGCGGCGCTTTTGGCCGCCGTGTGCTGCGGCGTCATCGGCACCCTGGTCGTGGCCAACCGTATGGTTTTCCTGGCCGGCGGGGCGGCCCATGCCGCTTATGGCGGCGTGGGGCTGGCCTATTTCCTGGCCCTGCCCGTGCTGCCCGTCACCGTCGCCTTCACCGTGGCCGCCGCCCTGGCCATGGCCGCCGTGACGTTAAGGCGCGTCGAGGACACCGACACCGTCATCGGCGTGCTGTGGGCCGCCGGCATGGCTTTCGGCATTATCCTTTTGGATCTGACCCCCGGCTACAAACCCGACCTCATGAGCTACCTGTTCGGCAGCATCATCACCGTGCCGGACAGCGACCTGTACGCTCTGGCCGGCCTGGACGTGGTGCTCCTGGCCGCCGCCCTGCGCCACTACAACGGCTTCGTGTCCATGGCCTTTGACCGAGAGTTTGCCGCCGTGCGCGGGGTGCCGGTGATGTTCCTGCATTGCCTGCTCACGGCCCTGGCCGCCGTGTCGGTGGTGCTGCTTATCCGGGTGGCCGGCCTCATTCTGGTCATTGCGCTGCTCTCCGTGGCCCCGAGTCTGGCCGTGCGCCGGGCCGCCTCCCTGGGGCGGGCCATGGTCTGGGCGGGGCTCCTCAATATCGTGTTTTGCCTGTCCGGCCTGGGGCTGGCCTATGCCTTCAACCTGACCTCGGGCGCGGCCATCATCGCCGTGGCCGCCGGCACGTTCTTTATTTCCCTGGCTCCGGGCCTGGCCCGGCGGCGGCAGGGCGCCTAG
- a CDS encoding metal ABC transporter solute-binding protein, Zn/Mn family: MSVAPVQAKILAAVSIAPQAYFLKQIAGDRAEVVVMVPPGSDAHTYEPKPRQLADLSKAAVYFAIGMDFEDAWLPRFAAANPRMAIVKTDAGIDKIPMVAHHDDDDHDHDKGKKGHGHGKAETGHEHHDGEPDPHVWLSPSLAKVIGASMRDALSKADPDGAVDYAAGYARLAAQCDALDAEIKKVFADVPAGQRKFMVFHPSWGYFARDYGLTQIPIEQLGREPGPKALAGLIKEAKADGVKVIFVQPQLSAAQAETIAKGIGGATAAINPLAEDWPASLRGAAAALRQGLAGKTETK, from the coding sequence ATGTCCGTCGCGCCAGTCCAGGCCAAAATCCTGGCTGCGGTCAGCATCGCGCCCCAGGCCTATTTCCTGAAGCAGATCGCCGGCGACCGGGCCGAGGTGGTGGTGATGGTGCCGCCCGGGTCCGACGCTCATACCTACGAGCCCAAACCCCGGCAACTGGCCGACCTGTCCAAGGCGGCGGTCTATTTCGCCATCGGCATGGACTTCGAGGACGCCTGGCTGCCCCGGTTCGCGGCGGCCAACCCCAGGATGGCCATTGTCAAGACCGATGCCGGCATCGATAAGATCCCCATGGTCGCCCATCACGATGACGACGATCACGATCATGACAAGGGGAAAAAAGGCCACGGCCACGGCAAGGCGGAAACAGGCCACGAGCACCATGACGGCGAGCCCGATCCCCATGTCTGGCTGTCGCCGAGCCTGGCCAAGGTCATCGGCGCGTCCATGCGCGACGCCCTGTCCAAGGCCGATCCCGACGGCGCGGTCGACTACGCCGCCGGTTATGCGCGCTTGGCCGCCCAGTGCGACGCCCTTGACGCGGAGATCAAAAAGGTATTTGCCGATGTGCCGGCCGGGCAGCGCAAATTCATGGTGTTTCATCCGTCCTGGGGGTATTTTGCCCGGGACTACGGGCTGACCCAGATTCCCATCGAGCAGCTCGGCCGCGAACCCGGCCCCAAGGCCCTGGCCGGACTCATCAAGGAAGCCAAGGCCGACGGGGTCAAGGTGATTTTCGTGCAACCGCAACTCAGCGCCGCCCAGGCCGAGACCATCGCCAAGGGCATCGGCGGCGCCACCGCCGCCATCAATCCTCTGGCCGAGGACTGGCCGGCCAGCCTTCGCGGCGCGGCCGCGGCCCTGCGCCAGGGACTGGCCGGCAAGACGGAGACCAAGTGA
- a CDS encoding Fur family transcriptional regulator, whose translation MLGESPSRMLARANIEATPLRLAVVGVMAGAGRALPAGDILALVRRLRPANRVTLYRILDLLVEKGLARRHSAGDRAQRYCLEPGTAGAPHGHAYCVRCGAMQCLPQGAGLADVAALGAGLAMDVLSVEVRIDGVCAACRGHESRPAGAAVDAAPGNS comes from the coding sequence ATGCTCGGCGAAAGCCCGTCCCGGATGCTGGCCCGGGCCAACATTGAGGCCACGCCGCTGCGGCTGGCCGTGGTCGGGGTTATGGCCGGGGCGGGCCGGGCGCTGCCGGCCGGGGATATCCTGGCCCTGGTGCGTCGGCTGCGTCCGGCCAACCGGGTGACGCTCTACCGGATTCTCGATCTGCTGGTGGAAAAGGGGCTGGCCCGCCGCCACAGCGCCGGGGACCGGGCCCAGCGCTACTGCCTGGAGCCCGGAACCGCCGGAGCGCCCCATGGCCATGCCTACTGCGTGCGTTGCGGGGCCATGCAGTGTCTGCCCCAAGGGGCCGGGCTGGCCGACGTGGCCGCCCTGGGCGCCGGGCTGGCCATGGACGTGCTGTCTGTGGAGGTGCGCATCGACGGCGTGTGCGCCGCCTGCCGGGGGCACGAGAGTCGCCCGGCAGGCGCGGCTGTTGACGCCGCCCCCGGAAACTCCTAG
- a CDS encoding TIGR03960 family B12-binding radical SAM protein, translating to MRELVSRIQKPTQYLGGEWGRTAKDSSTVRARLALAFPDFYEVGMSYVGGRILYEAVNRVEGLAAERVFAPADDAVTVMRETGTRLATLESDTPLAACDVVAFHLTHELCYTSVLHLLDLAGIPFRSAQRAGQGGWPLVVAGGGCAFNAEPMAPFFDVMVLGDGEKAIVDLLEAVADARESGADRRQLLETLAAMPGFYVPEFFEFDPETGVRSLLPGYERVDKAIVADLDTAPFPACQVVPFAQAVHDRLSVEIARGCTRGCRFCHAGMVYRPVRERSLSTLEGLVGEGLCRTGYEELSFLSLSTGDFSALESLFAQSIDRCRREQVAVSLPSLRAGTLSGSILDMMAGIRRTGATMAPEAATQRLRDVINKGITEDDILSHAARLFEHGWQQVKLYFMIGLPTETEEDVQGIFELAKKVLAQAPKGTKRLQVTAAISPFVPKPHTPFQWHGQINLEQIRCRVGYLRDLFSSDRRLTLRWHEPEMSFLEGVFSRAGRELAPLVEAGWQKGALFCSWVDRFSLAPWLEIFAEAGLDPADWLAERPVDKPLPWDHLSCGVSPAYLRLERKRALSGTVTADCRFGDCTGCGVCNDAGRKSPLTAETAIKPRLNRPALEREAVAAPPAPPREDLTRKAAHFRVWYAKEGSAIYLSQLELGRVIERSLRRAGLKPSFSAGYHPLPQISFGRALPVGVSSRAEWMGIFLREPIAPEEFAARLNPNLPEGLTVVGVEELTGGRKVAHPVVETFELTVSDDQAEACRQGFAAFEAAAAFPVTWESKKGPRTLDAKTVVRGVQPAGPGCVRFSCDFSETYLSPLRLVEAVCPGLVRGRYDLQKTTVSFADGGVFPLS from the coding sequence ATGCGCGAGCTCGTTTCCCGTATCCAAAAGCCCACCCAGTACCTCGGCGGCGAATGGGGCCGCACGGCCAAGGACTCGTCCACCGTGCGCGCCCGCCTGGCTCTGGCCTTCCCGGATTTCTACGAAGTCGGCATGTCCTATGTCGGCGGGCGCATCCTGTATGAAGCCGTCAATCGGGTCGAGGGACTGGCCGCCGAGCGCGTCTTTGCCCCGGCCGACGATGCCGTGACCGTCATGCGCGAGACGGGAACCAGGCTTGCCACCCTGGAGTCCGACACGCCCCTTGCCGCCTGCGACGTGGTGGCTTTTCACCTGACCCATGAGCTGTGCTACACCAGCGTGCTCCACCTGCTCGATCTGGCCGGCATTCCTTTTCGCAGCGCCCAGCGGGCCGGGCAGGGCGGCTGGCCCCTGGTGGTAGCCGGCGGCGGCTGCGCCTTTAACGCCGAGCCCATGGCCCCATTTTTCGACGTCATGGTCCTTGGCGACGGCGAAAAGGCCATCGTCGATCTGCTCGAAGCCGTAGCCGACGCCCGGGAGAGCGGGGCAGACCGCCGCCAGCTCCTGGAGACCCTGGCCGCCATGCCCGGCTTTTACGTGCCGGAATTTTTCGAGTTTGACCCCGAAACCGGGGTGCGAAGCCTGTTGCCCGGCTACGAGCGGGTGGACAAGGCCATCGTGGCCGACCTGGACACGGCACCGTTTCCGGCCTGCCAGGTGGTGCCCTTTGCCCAGGCTGTCCACGACCGGCTCTCGGTGGAGATCGCCCGGGGCTGCACCCGCGGCTGCCGCTTCTGCCATGCCGGCATGGTCTACCGTCCGGTGCGCGAACGCAGCCTCTCCACCCTCGAGGGCCTGGTCGGCGAGGGCCTTTGTCGCACCGGCTACGAGGAACTGTCCTTCCTGTCGCTTTCCACCGGCGACTTCTCGGCCCTGGAAAGCCTTTTCGCCCAGAGCATCGACCGCTGCCGCCGCGAGCAGGTGGCCGTGTCCTTGCCGTCGCTGCGGGCCGGCACCCTGTCCGGGTCCATCCTCGACATGATGGCCGGCATCCGCCGCACCGGAGCCACCATGGCTCCGGAAGCCGCCACCCAGCGCTTGCGCGACGTCATCAACAAGGGCATCACCGAAGACGACATCCTCTCCCATGCCGCCCGGCTGTTTGAACACGGCTGGCAGCAGGTGAAGCTCTATTTCATGATCGGGCTGCCCACGGAAACCGAGGAAGACGTCCAGGGCATTTTCGAGCTGGCCAAAAAGGTGCTGGCCCAGGCCCCCAAGGGGACCAAGCGCCTCCAGGTCACGGCCGCCATCTCGCCCTTCGTGCCCAAGCCCCACACACCCTTTCAGTGGCATGGCCAGATCAACCTGGAGCAGATTCGCTGCCGGGTGGGCTATCTGCGCGACCTTTTTTCCAGCGACCGCCGGCTGACCCTGCGCTGGCACGAGCCGGAGATGAGCTTTCTGGAAGGCGTGTTCTCCCGGGCCGGCCGGGAGCTGGCTCCCCTGGTCGAGGCCGGCTGGCAAAAAGGCGCGCTTTTTTGCTCCTGGGTGGACCGCTTTTCCCTGGCCCCGTGGCTGGAGATTTTCGCCGAGGCCGGGCTTGACCCGGCCGACTGGCTGGCCGAGCGCCCGGTGGACAAGCCGCTGCCCTGGGACCATCTGTCCTGCGGCGTGTCGCCGGCCTATTTGCGTCTGGAGCGCAAACGGGCGCTGTCCGGCACGGTGACGGCCGATTGCCGTTTCGGCGACTGCACCGGTTGCGGCGTGTGCAACGACGCCGGCCGCAAGAGTCCCCTGACCGCCGAAACGGCCATCAAGCCCCGTCTCAACCGTCCGGCCCTGGAGCGCGAGGCCGTGGCCGCGCCGCCGGCCCCGCCCCGGGAGGACCTCACCCGCAAGGCCGCCCATTTTCGGGTCTGGTACGCCAAGGAAGGCAGCGCCATCTACTTAAGCCAGCTGGAGCTTGGCCGGGTCATCGAACGCTCCCTGCGCCGGGCCGGCCTCAAGCCGAGCTTCTCGGCCGGCTACCATCCGCTGCCCCAGATTTCCTTTGGCCGGGCCTTGCCTGTTGGCGTGTCCAGCCGGGCCGAGTGGATGGGGATTTTTTTGCGCGAACCCATTGCGCCCGAGGAATTCGCCGCGCGCCTCAACCCCAATCTGCCCGAGGGCTTGACCGTGGTCGGGGTGGAGGAGCTGACCGGCGGGCGCAAGGTGGCCCATCCGGTGGTCGAAACCTTTGAGCTGACCGTGTCGGACGACCAGGCTGAGGCCTGCCGCCAGGGTTTTGCAGCTTTCGAGGCGGCCGCCGCCTTCCCTGTGACCTGGGAATCCAAGAAAGGGCCGCGCACCCTGGACGCCAAGACCGTGGTGCGGGGCGTGCAGCCGGCCGGCCCGGGCTGCGTGCGCTTTTCCTGCGATTTTTCCGAGACCTATTTAAGCCCTCTGCGGCTGGTCGAAGCGGTCTGTCCCGGGCTTGTCCGGGGGCGCTACGACTTGCAAAAGACCACCGTATCCTTTGCCGACGGCGGTGTTTTTCCCCTTTCGTGA
- a CDS encoding metal ABC transporter ATP-binding protein has protein sequence MTQPVVDIRDLTFAYNGQAALSGVSLAVAQGERLAVLGPNGGGKTTLLKLILGILTPSAGTIRVFGEEPGRHSARIGYVPQRLDGVAERKDLPIRVREVALMGLLSPGRRGFRYTSEELDKADAALARVEMAGLAQRRFCELSGGQKQRTLIARALVSDPGLLILDEPTANIDPQGKFCLYEVLSRIGEGVTSLVVSHDLSILAAGVTAVACVNGRVAYSPEPRLSQEMLDLLYGVHSHACPMDAYLRRIPPDLARLSPMERP, from the coding sequence GTGACGCAACCGGTCGTCGATATCCGCGACCTGACCTTTGCCTACAACGGCCAGGCGGCGCTTTCGGGCGTGAGCTTGGCCGTTGCCCAGGGCGAGCGTCTGGCCGTGCTCGGCCCCAACGGCGGGGGCAAGACCACGCTGTTAAAGCTTATCCTCGGCATCCTGACGCCAAGCGCCGGAACCATCCGGGTATTCGGCGAGGAACCGGGGCGGCACAGCGCCCGCATCGGCTACGTGCCCCAGCGCCTGGACGGGGTGGCCGAACGCAAGGATCTGCCCATCCGGGTACGTGAAGTGGCGCTCATGGGGCTGCTGTCGCCTGGGCGGCGCGGCTTTCGCTATACGTCCGAGGAATTGGACAAGGCCGACGCCGCCCTGGCCCGGGTCGAGATGGCCGGGCTGGCCCAGCGCCGCTTTTGCGAGCTCTCCGGCGGTCAGAAGCAGCGCACGCTTATTGCCCGGGCCCTGGTTTCCGATCCGGGCCTGCTCATTCTCGACGAACCCACGGCCAACATCGACCCTCAGGGCAAGTTCTGCCTGTACGAAGTGCTCTCGCGCATCGGCGAGGGCGTCACCTCCCTGGTCGTCAGCCATGACCTGAGCATCCTGGCCGCCGGGGTCACGGCCGTGGCCTGCGTCAACGGCCGGGTGGCCTATTCCCCGGAACCGCGCCTGAGCCAGGAAATGCTTGACCTGCTTTACGGCGTGCACAGCCATGCCTGCCCCATGGACGCCTATCTGCGCCGCATTCCGCCGGACCTCGCCCGGCTGTCCCCGATGGAGCGGCCATGA
- the gmd gene encoding GDP-mannose 4,6-dehydratase — translation MKGKVALITGITGQDGAYLAELLLKKGYEVHGIKRRASLFNTQRIDHLYRDPHDIGRKFTLHYGDLSDSTNLIRIIQQVRPDEIYNLAAQSHVKVSFESPEYTADVDALGTLRLLEAVRILGMEKHTRFYQASTSELYGQVVETPQTEKTPFYPRSPYAVAKLYAYWITVNYREAYGMYACNGILFNHESPLRGETFVTRKITRAMARIKLGLQDCLYLGNLSALRDWGHAKDYVEMQWLMLQQDAPDDFVIATGRQHSVRDFVKMAAAELGISIRFEGTGADEKGYDAKTGNCLVAVDPRYFRPTEVETLLGDPTKARERLGWVPKITLEEMVTEMVRADLRDAERDALCKSQGFAVFDLNE, via the coding sequence ATGAAAGGTAAAGTCGCGCTCATTACCGGCATCACCGGCCAGGATGGGGCCTATCTGGCCGAACTGCTGCTCAAAAAAGGCTATGAAGTCCATGGCATCAAACGCCGGGCCTCCCTTTTCAACACCCAGCGCATCGACCATCTCTACCGCGATCCCCACGACATCGGCCGCAAGTTCACGCTCCACTACGGCGACCTGAGCGACTCGACCAACCTCATTCGCATCATCCAGCAGGTCCGCCCGGACGAGATCTACAACCTGGCCGCCCAGAGCCACGTCAAGGTGTCCTTTGAGTCTCCGGAATATACCGCCGACGTGGACGCCCTGGGCACGCTGCGCCTGCTCGAAGCCGTGCGTATCCTGGGCATGGAGAAGCATACCCGATTCTACCAGGCCTCCACCTCGGAGCTCTACGGCCAGGTCGTGGAGACGCCCCAGACCGAGAAAACGCCCTTTTATCCGCGCAGCCCCTACGCCGTGGCCAAGCTCTATGCCTACTGGATCACGGTCAACTACCGCGAAGCCTACGGCATGTACGCCTGCAACGGCATCCTTTTCAACCACGAGTCCCCCCTTCGCGGCGAGACCTTCGTCACCCGCAAGATCACCCGGGCCATGGCCCGCATCAAGCTGGGCCTCCAGGACTGCCTCTACCTCGGCAATTTGAGCGCCCTTCGCGACTGGGGCCACGCCAAGGACTACGTCGAGATGCAGTGGCTCATGCTCCAGCAGGACGCCCCGGACGATTTCGTCATCGCCACCGGCCGCCAGCATTCCGTGCGCGACTTCGTCAAGATGGCCGCTGCCGAGCTTGGCATCTCCATCCGCTTCGAGGGCACAGGCGCGGATGAGAAGGGTTACGACGCCAAGACCGGTAATTGCCTGGTGGCCGTGGACCCGCGCTATTTCCGCCCCACTGAAGTGGAGACGCTCCTTGGCGATCCCACCAAGGCCCGGGAGCGCCTGGGCTGGGTGCCCAAGATCACCCTGGAAGAGATGGTCACGGAAATGGTGCGCGCCGACCTGCGCGACGCCGAGCGCGACGCGCTGTGCAAAAGCCAGGGATTCGCCGTCTTCGACCTCAACGAATAG
- a CDS encoding M16 family metallopeptidase, with product MRWRSVSVLVAFLVTLSTAAFAAEAPKVARLQNGLTVMTIEDDRFPLVSVRLFVHAGSAYETPKQAGLSHLLEHMVFKSTEKRPAGQVASDIEGAGGELNAATSFDSTIYRVDLPAERWRLGLDVVKDMIFGAKFDPSELDGEKQVVLSEIARGRDDPDSRLFQLTQGLVWPGQGYGRPVIGYPETVSGFTDQDLRDYVAERYQPQSMLLVVAGKVRADEVLLEAGALFGDLRNDRSVTPPALYAAPATLTKSVAVEYGQWGKVRLQVAFPMPALRSADEAALDVLSGLLAGDETSRLYRAFKYDKQLVDDISCAAMTLERSGLFLIDATLDAKNVAAFWQGLMADLAKLSGAAFSDKEIERVKRNAEDGLFGAKETLAGLAMKAGYFQFYGYEPGGEANYLRAVQFVDRKSLDAVITATFRPERLTVAALVPKADEAVVTVAGLEETAGRIWPKAKTAEAAPVAAADKSGAEVVSLGQGRTLVLLPDTTLPYVSISMVYNGGDALLAKDRQGLAELASSSLTSGTAKRSANAVEDFLADRSASISAASGRDSFSVGARFPSRFQTDLYGLFAEVLTTPAFAPAEIARDVKDQLAAIKAKEDEPMGLAFRRIFPFLFGDSPYGYMRLGQAAAVAKFTPKDVAGFWKDQQAMPWVMAVCGDFDAAAVRRLAETLAKAAGPAKPFAFPVPAWGQTKDGAATLTERNQEHLFMIFPVPGSDSPETPALTLLNETLAGQSGLLFTRLRDGENLGYSVTSFLWQSPQAGFLAFYIGTSPDKAEAARTGFTEVAQQLGSTPLPDELMLRAKNVMAGDYYRERQSLKARSNEAANSLARGWPLDRERQQVEAAQQVSAETLKELAGKYLLPEKAYLYRVKP from the coding sequence ATGCGTTGGCGCAGCGTTTCCGTCCTTGTCGCTTTCCTTGTGACCTTGTCCACGGCCGCCTTCGCGGCCGAAGCCCCCAAGGTGGCCAGGCTCCAAAACGGGCTTACCGTCATGACCATCGAGGACGACCGGTTCCCCTTGGTCTCGGTGCGGCTTTTCGTCCATGCCGGTTCGGCCTATGAGACGCCCAAGCAGGCGGGGTTAAGCCATCTGCTCGAGCACATGGTGTTTAAGTCCACGGAAAAACGGCCGGCCGGCCAGGTGGCCTCGGACATCGAAGGCGCGGGCGGGGAACTCAACGCTGCCACGAGCTTTGACAGCACTATTTATCGGGTCGATCTGCCGGCCGAGCGCTGGCGGTTGGGCCTGGATGTGGTCAAGGACATGATCTTTGGGGCCAAGTTCGATCCGTCGGAACTGGACGGCGAAAAGCAGGTGGTGCTCTCCGAGATCGCCCGTGGCCGCGACGACCCGGACAGCCGCCTGTTTCAGCTGACCCAGGGCCTGGTCTGGCCGGGGCAGGGCTACGGCCGGCCGGTCATCGGCTATCCCGAGACGGTTTCGGGCTTTACCGACCAGGACCTGCGTGACTACGTGGCCGAGCGCTACCAGCCCCAGTCCATGCTGCTGGTGGTGGCCGGCAAGGTGCGCGCCGACGAGGTGCTCCTGGAAGCCGGGGCGCTTTTCGGTGACCTGCGAAACGACCGGAGCGTGACCCCGCCGGCCCTGTATGCCGCGCCTGCGACGCTCACGAAATCGGTGGCGGTGGAATACGGCCAGTGGGGCAAGGTGCGGCTCCAGGTCGCCTTCCCCATGCCGGCCCTGCGCAGCGCTGACGAGGCCGCCCTGGACGTGCTCTCGGGACTGCTGGCCGGCGACGAGACCAGCCGGCTCTACCGCGCCTTCAAGTACGACAAGCAGCTCGTGGACGACATTTCCTGCGCCGCCATGACCCTGGAGCGTTCCGGGCTGTTCCTTATCGACGCCACCCTAGACGCCAAGAACGTCGCCGCCTTCTGGCAGGGACTTATGGCCGATCTGGCCAAGCTCTCTGGCGCGGCCTTTAGCGACAAGGAAATTGAGCGAGTCAAGCGCAACGCCGAGGACGGTCTTTTCGGAGCCAAGGAGACCCTTGCCGGCCTGGCCATGAAGGCCGGCTACTTCCAGTTTTACGGTTACGAGCCGGGCGGCGAGGCCAACTACCTGCGCGCGGTGCAGTTCGTTGACCGCAAGAGCCTCGACGCCGTCATTACCGCCACCTTCCGTCCCGAGCGGTTGACCGTGGCCGCCCTGGTCCCCAAGGCCGATGAAGCCGTGGTCACCGTCGCCGGCCTGGAAGAAACGGCCGGACGCATCTGGCCCAAGGCCAAGACGGCTGAGGCCGCCCCCGTCGCCGCCGCCGACAAGTCCGGCGCGGAAGTCGTGTCACTGGGCCAGGGCCGCACCCTGGTCCTGCTGCCCGATACGACCCTGCCCTATGTCTCCATCTCCATGGTCTATAACGGCGGCGACGCCCTTTTAGCCAAGGACCGGCAAGGGCTGGCGGAGCTGGCTTCGAGCAGCCTGACCAGCGGCACGGCCAAGCGCTCGGCCAACGCCGTGGAAGACTTCCTGGCCGACCGTTCGGCCTCGATCTCGGCCGCCTCGGGTCGCGATTCCTTCTCGGTCGGGGCGCGTTTCCCCAGCCGCTTCCAGACCGACCTGTACGGCCTTTTCGCCGAGGTGCTGACCACCCCGGCCTTTGCCCCGGCTGAGATTGCCCGGGACGTCAAAGACCAGCTCGCCGCCATCAAGGCCAAGGAAGACGAGCCCATGGGCCTGGCCTTCCGGCGCATCTTCCCGTTTTTGTTCGGTGATTCCCCTTACGGCTACATGCGCCTTGGCCAGGCCGCTGCCGTGGCCAAGTTCACGCCCAAGGACGTGGCCGGCTTCTGGAAGGACCAGCAGGCCATGCCCTGGGTCATGGCCGTTTGCGGCGATTTTGACGCCGCCGCCGTGCGTCGGCTGGCCGAAACCCTGGCCAAGGCCGCCGGGCCGGCCAAGCCCTTCGCCTTCCCCGTGCCGGCCTGGGGCCAGACCAAGGACGGCGCGGCCACGCTCACCGAGCGCAACCAGGAACATCTGTTCATGATCTTCCCGGTACCCGGCAGCGATTCCCCGGAAACGCCGGCCCTGACGCTCTTAAACGAAACCCTGGCCGGCCAATCCGGCTTGCTCTTCACCCGGCTTCGCGACGGCGAAAACCTTGGCTACTCCGTCACCTCCTTCCTGTGGCAGTCGCCCCAGGCCGGGTTCCTGGCCTTTTACATCGGCACGTCCCCGGACAAGGCCGAAGCGGCCCGGACCGGCTTTACCGAGGTGGCGCAGCAGCTGGGCTCCACGCCGCTGCCTGATGAACTCATGCTTCGCGCCAAAAACGTCATGGCCGGCGACTACTACCGCGAACGCCAGAGCCTCAAGGCTCGCAGCAACGAAGCGGCCAACTCTCTGGCCCGGGGCTGGCCCCTGGACCGCGAGCGCCAGCAAGTCGAGGCGGCCCAGCAGGTCTCGGCCGAAACGCTTAAGGAACTGGCCGGAAAGTATCTTTTGCCGGAAAAGGCCTACCTCTACCGCGTCAAGCCCTGA